The following are from one region of the Paenibacillus sp. JZ16 genome:
- a CDS encoding ArsR/SmtB family transcription factor: MQLEIDKSSLVVYEALASEVRIKIIQLLSKNKMNIKDLAQELQISSPIVTKHIKKLEDAGIIRTEKVPGKSGQQKISILKVDHIEINFPKKIFHSFASYEASVPIGHYTDYDLKPTCGLATEKEFIGRVDEPKYFMDPKRVDAEILWFTEGFIQYNIANFLQKDEKLQQFEISLEISSEFPFSNDVWPSDITFSLNGIELGTWTSPGDFADTRGKYTPAWWPHNINQYGLLKTIRITSHGTYIDGDPLSAVSIDDLDATCDRWTFRIEVKEDAKHVGGATLFGKKFGNHEQDIQFKMYYL, translated from the coding sequence ATGCAATTGGAAATAGACAAGTCATCGCTTGTGGTTTACGAGGCTTTGGCCAGCGAAGTTCGAATCAAGATTATTCAGCTGCTCTCCAAAAACAAAATGAATATCAAAGATTTGGCCCAAGAACTTCAAATCAGCAGTCCGATTGTGACAAAACATATTAAAAAGCTCGAAGATGCAGGCATTATCCGGACAGAAAAAGTACCGGGAAAATCGGGACAGCAAAAAATATCGATCCTGAAGGTGGATCATATCGAAATCAACTTCCCGAAAAAGATTTTTCATTCCTTTGCTTCATATGAGGCATCCGTGCCGATCGGGCATTACACGGACTATGACCTGAAACCTACCTGCGGCCTTGCTACCGAGAAGGAATTTATCGGGCGGGTTGACGAACCCAAATACTTCATGGATCCCAAGCGTGTGGATGCAGAAATCCTGTGGTTTACGGAGGGCTTTATCCAATACAACATCGCGAACTTCCTTCAAAAGGATGAAAAGCTGCAGCAGTTCGAAATCAGCTTGGAGATTTCCTCGGAATTTCCTTTTTCCAATGATGTTTGGCCTTCCGACATCACGTTCTCCTTAAACGGGATCGAACTTGGGACGTGGACAAGCCCGGGGGATTTCGCGGATACGAGGGGGAAGTATACGCCTGCATGGTGGCCGCACAACATCAACCAATACGGTCTGCTAAAAACGATACGAATTACAAGCCATGGTACTTATATCGATGGCGACCCGCTCTCTGCCGTCTCCATAGATGATTTGGATGCAACCTGTGATCGCTGGACCTTTCGAATTGAAGTGAAGGAAGATGCAAAGCACGTGGGAGGTGCCACATTATTCGGCAAGAAGTTCGGAAACCACGAGCAGGATATCCAGTTCAAAATGTATTATCTGTGA